The Engystomops pustulosus chromosome 4, aEngPut4.maternal, whole genome shotgun sequence genome contains a region encoding:
- the LOC140125853 gene encoding vesicle transport protein GOT1B-like, producing the protein MGLTGFGVFFLFFGMLLFFDKALLAIGNVLFVAGLAFVIGLERTFRFFFQKHKVKATAFFLGGVFVVLVGWPLIGMVLEIYGFFLLFRGFFPVVIGFIRRVPILGSILNLPGISSVRSHPEPGGSTAT; encoded by the exons ATGGGTCTCACCGGATTCGGGGTCTTCTTCCTGTTCTTCGGGATGCTGCTGTTCTTCGACAAGGCGCTGCTGGCCATCGGAAAT gtcctcttcgtGGCAGGGTTGGCGTTCGTCATTGGGCTGGAGAGGACCTTCCGCTTCTTCTTCCAGAAACACAAAGTGAAGGCCACGGCGTTCTTCCTGGGGGGCGTCTTCGTGGTGCTGGTGGGGTGGCCCCTCATCGGGATGGTCCTGGAGATCTACGGCTTCTTCCTGCTCTTCAG GGGCTTCTTCCCAGTGGTCATCGGCTTCATCCGGAGAGTCCCCATCCTGGGATCCATCCTGAACCTCCCCGGAATCAGCTCGGTAAGATCCCACCCAGAGCCCGGGGGCAGTACAGCGACATAG